The Candidatus Dechloromonas phosphoritropha genome includes a region encoding these proteins:
- a CDS encoding amino acid ABC transporter permease encodes MAYNWNWEVFLQPSATGEGTYLTWLLEGLKWTVTLSLSAWIIALLIGSIIGVLRTVPNRWLGLLAAIYVEVFRNIPLLVQLFIWYFVLPELLPTKMGDAFKQMNPLAQQFISAMVCLGLFTAARVAEQVRSGINSLPRGQKNAGLAMGFTLAQVYRHVLLPMAYRIIMPPLTSEFLNIFKNSAVATTIGLIELSRQAQQLVDFTAQPYEAFIAVTLLYVLINVAVMFLMRHVEQKVRVPGFVGGK; translated from the coding sequence ATGGCGTACAACTGGAACTGGGAGGTTTTTCTCCAACCCAGTGCGACTGGCGAGGGAACCTATCTCACCTGGCTGCTGGAAGGTCTCAAGTGGACGGTAACGCTGTCCCTAAGCGCATGGATCATTGCGCTGCTCATTGGCTCGATCATCGGTGTGTTACGCACTGTTCCCAACCGCTGGCTCGGACTCCTCGCCGCGATCTACGTCGAAGTCTTCCGCAACATCCCGTTGCTGGTCCAGTTGTTCATCTGGTATTTCGTCCTGCCTGAGTTGCTCCCGACCAAGATGGGCGATGCTTTCAAGCAGATGAACCCGCTGGCGCAGCAGTTCATTTCGGCGATGGTCTGCCTCGGATTGTTCACCGCGGCGCGTGTCGCGGAGCAGGTGCGCTCGGGGATCAATTCGTTGCCGCGCGGCCAGAAGAATGCCGGGCTGGCGATGGGCTTCACGCTGGCGCAGGTCTATCGCCATGTATTGCTGCCGATGGCCTACCGCATCATCATGCCGCCGCTGACCTCCGAATTCCTCAACATCTTCAAGAACTCAGCCGTCGCCACCACCATCGGCCTGATCGAGCTTTCCCGTCAGGCGCAACAATTGGTCGACTTTACCGCCCAGCCCTACGAAGCTTTCATTGCCGTCACCCTGCTTTACGTGCTGATCAACGTCGCCGTCATGTTCCTGATGCGTCACGTCGAACAGAAGGTCCGCGTGCCCGGTTTTGTCGGAGGGAAATGA
- the rpoA gene encoding DNA-directed RNA polymerase subunit alpha: MQSSGLLKPRIIDVQSVSPVQAKVVMEPFERGYGHTLGNALRRILLSSMPGYAPTEVGIDGVLHEYSTVDGVQEDVVDILLNLKGVVFKLHNRDVVNLKLTKEGEGAVRAGDIELPHDVEIINPEHVIAHLSPGGKLSLEIKVEKGRGYVPGNMRNLDDSKTIGKLVLDASFSPIRRVAYTVEAARVEQRTDLDKLIVDIETNGVVEPEEAIRFAARVLMEQLSVFADLEGTAPTAEPSRPTQVDPVLLRPVDDLELTVRSANCLKAENIYYIGDLIQRTENELLKTPNLGRKSLNEIKEVLAARGLTLGMKLENWPPAGLEKV; encoded by the coding sequence ATGCAAAGCAGTGGACTTCTGAAACCCCGTATCATCGATGTGCAGAGCGTTTCGCCCGTGCAGGCCAAGGTTGTCATGGAGCCGTTCGAACGCGGCTATGGACACACCCTCGGCAATGCGCTGCGCCGCATCCTGCTGTCGTCGATGCCCGGTTATGCGCCGACCGAGGTTGGCATTGACGGTGTGCTGCACGAGTACTCTACGGTTGATGGCGTTCAGGAGGATGTCGTCGATATCCTCCTGAACCTCAAGGGCGTGGTGTTCAAGCTGCACAACCGCGACGTGGTCAACCTGAAGCTCACCAAGGAAGGCGAAGGCGCCGTCCGTGCCGGTGACATCGAGTTGCCGCACGACGTCGAGATCATCAATCCGGAGCACGTCATCGCGCACCTGTCACCCGGCGGCAAGCTGTCGCTCGAGATCAAGGTCGAGAAGGGTCGCGGCTACGTGCCGGGCAATATGCGCAATCTGGACGATTCCAAGACTATCGGCAAGCTGGTGCTCGACGCTTCGTTCAGTCCCATCCGGCGTGTCGCCTACACGGTCGAGGCCGCCCGCGTCGAACAGCGCACTGACCTTGACAAGCTCATTGTGGATATCGAGACTAACGGTGTCGTCGAGCCGGAGGAAGCCATTCGCTTCGCTGCTCGCGTGCTGATGGAACAGCTATCCGTCTTCGCCGATCTCGAGGGTACCGCACCGACGGCCGAGCCGTCGCGGCCCACGCAGGTCGATCCGGTACTGCTGCGGCCGGTGGATGATCTCGAACTGACCGTCCGCTCCGCCAATTGTCTGAAGGCGGAGAACATCTACTACATCGGCGATCTGATTCAGCGTACCGAGAATGAACTCCTGAAGACTCCGAACCTGGGCCGCAAGTCGCTGAACGAGATCAAGGAAGTGCTGGCCGCCCGTGGCTTGACCTTGGGCATGAAATTGGAAAACTGGCCGCCGGCCGGTCTGGAAAAGGTCTGA
- a CDS encoding ABC transporter ATP-binding protein/permease produces the protein MRRASTLPKPPPGHPVSEVHVWPTLRLLFPYLWTYRLRVMVALGCLIGAKVANVSVPVVFKEMIDELSLTDQVLALPVMLLILYGALRFSTALFTELREFLFARVTQRAVRQVALEVFRHLHALSLRFHLERQTGGVSRDIERGTRSISSLISYTLYSILPTLVEMGLVLGILFVKYDFGFVLITVVSLVTYIVYTVKVSNWRIDIRRTVNESDSAANTRAVDSLLNYETVKYFNNEAYEARRYDEQMLKWEDAATRSQKTLSVLNLGQQLIIALGVTAMMWRAASGVVDGRMSIGDLVLVNAFLIQLYIPLNFLGVVYREIRQALADIERMFNLLKENREIADTPDARDLPGGALQVNFDAVDFAYEPDRAILHNLNFSIAAGKTVAVVGHSGAGKSTLARLLYRFYDVTGGAIRINGHDLRSLKQGSLRTAIGIVPQDTVLFNDSIFYNINYGRPDASRAEVFAAARAAQLHDFVESLPQKYETRVGERGLKLSGGEKQRVAIARTLLKNPPILIFDEATSALDSATERAIQGQIELAAIGRTTLIIAHRLSTVMNADEILVMEAGHVIERGTHATLLEAGNAYAQMWLLQQQERATEIA, from the coding sequence ATGCGTCGCGCAAGCACCCTCCCCAAGCCGCCGCCTGGCCACCCCGTGTCCGAAGTTCACGTCTGGCCGACGCTGCGCCTCCTCTTCCCGTATCTCTGGACCTATCGCCTGCGCGTGATGGTGGCGCTCGGCTGCCTGATCGGCGCCAAGGTCGCCAATGTCAGCGTTCCCGTTGTCTTCAAGGAGATGATCGACGAGCTTTCGCTTACCGACCAGGTATTGGCGCTGCCGGTGATGCTGCTCATTCTCTACGGCGCCCTCCGGTTTTCAACCGCTTTGTTCACCGAACTTCGCGAATTTCTCTTTGCCCGCGTCACGCAGCGCGCCGTACGTCAAGTGGCGCTCGAAGTTTTCCGCCACCTGCACGCACTGAGCCTGCGCTTTCATCTCGAGCGGCAGACCGGTGGCGTGTCACGCGACATCGAGCGCGGCACCCGGTCGATTTCCAGCCTGATCTCCTACACGCTGTATTCGATATTGCCGACCCTCGTCGAGATGGGTCTTGTGCTTGGCATTCTGTTCGTCAAATACGACTTCGGCTTCGTGCTGATCACGGTGGTCTCGCTGGTCACCTACATCGTGTACACGGTCAAGGTCAGCAACTGGCGCATCGATATCCGGCGCACCGTTAACGAAAGCGATTCGGCCGCCAACACGCGGGCGGTCGACAGCCTGCTCAACTACGAAACAGTCAAGTATTTCAATAACGAGGCTTACGAGGCGCGGCGCTACGACGAGCAGATGCTCAAGTGGGAAGATGCCGCGACGCGCAGCCAGAAAACTCTGTCGGTGCTCAATCTCGGGCAGCAACTGATCATCGCGCTTGGTGTCACGGCCATGATGTGGCGCGCCGCCAGCGGCGTGGTCGATGGCCGGATGTCCATCGGCGACCTGGTGCTGGTCAATGCCTTCCTGATCCAGCTCTATATTCCGCTCAACTTTCTCGGGGTCGTCTATCGCGAGATTCGCCAGGCGCTGGCGGACATCGAGCGCATGTTCAACCTGCTCAAGGAAAATCGCGAAATTGCCGACACTCCGGACGCACGCGACCTGCCAGGCGGCGCGCTGCAGGTCAATTTCGACGCGGTCGACTTCGCCTACGAACCGGACCGCGCCATCCTGCACAACCTGAACTTTTCTATCGCCGCTGGCAAGACGGTTGCCGTGGTCGGCCACTCGGGTGCCGGCAAATCGACCCTGGCCCGTCTTCTGTACCGCTTTTATGACGTGACCGGCGGCGCCATCCGGATCAACGGCCACGACCTGCGCAGCCTCAAGCAAGGCAGCCTGCGCACGGCAATCGGCATCGTGCCGCAGGACACCGTGTTGTTTAACGATTCGATCTTCTACAACATCAATTACGGACGCCCCGATGCGAGCCGCGCGGAAGTGTTTGCCGCCGCCCGCGCCGCCCAGTTGCACGACTTCGTCGAATCCCTGCCGCAGAAGTACGAAACACGGGTCGGCGAGCGCGGCCTCAAGCTTTCCGGCGGCGAGAAACAGCGCGTCGCCATTGCCCGCACCCTGCTCAAGAACCCGCCCATCCTGATCTTCGACGAAGCGACGTCGGCGCTCGATTCGGCGACCGAGCGCGCCATCCAGGGCCAGATCGAACTGGCCGCCATTGGCCGGACCACGCTGATCATCGCCCACCGCTTGTCGACCGTGATGAATGCCGACGAGATCCTGGTCATGGAGGCCGGCCACGTGATCGAGCGCGGCACTCATGCGACCCTGCTCGAAGCTGGTAATGCCTACGCGCAGATGTGGCTCTTGCAGCAGCAGGAACGGGCGACCGAAATCGCCTGA
- a CDS encoding amino acid ABC transporter ATP-binding protein, whose translation MIDIRQVSKWYGQFQVLTECTTCVKEGEVVVVCGPSGSGKSTLIKCVNGLEPFQQGDIIVKGTSIADPKTNLAKLRARVGMVFQNFELFPHMRITENLTIGQIKVLNRSKDEALEKGLKLLDRVGLKAQANKFPGELSGGQQQRVAIARALAMDPICMLFDEPTSALDPEMINEVLDVMVELAKEGMTMMCVTHEMGFARRVANRVIFMDQGRIVEDAVKEDFFGTPRSERAQQFLSKILQH comes from the coding sequence ATGATCGACATTCGCCAAGTTTCCAAGTGGTACGGCCAGTTTCAGGTTCTCACCGAGTGCACGACATGCGTCAAGGAGGGTGAAGTCGTTGTCGTCTGCGGGCCGTCCGGGTCGGGCAAGTCGACGCTGATCAAATGCGTCAACGGCCTGGAGCCATTCCAGCAGGGCGACATCATAGTCAAGGGGACCTCGATTGCCGACCCGAAGACCAATCTGGCCAAGCTGCGCGCCCGTGTCGGAATGGTTTTCCAGAACTTCGAATTGTTCCCGCACATGCGCATTACCGAGAACCTGACCATAGGGCAGATCAAGGTGCTCAACCGTAGCAAGGACGAGGCGCTGGAGAAAGGTCTCAAGCTTCTTGACCGCGTCGGACTCAAGGCTCAGGCCAACAAGTTCCCCGGCGAACTTTCCGGTGGTCAGCAGCAGCGTGTCGCTATTGCCCGCGCCCTAGCGATGGATCCGATCTGCATGCTGTTCGACGAACCGACCTCGGCACTCGATCCCGAAATGATCAACGAGGTGCTCGATGTCATGGTTGAACTTGCCAAGGAAGGCATGACCATGATGTGCGTCACCCATGAGATGGGTTTCGCGCGCAGGGTGGCGAACCGCGTCATCTTCATGGACCAGGGCAGGATCGTCGAGGACGCCGTGAAGGAAGACTTCTTCGGCACGCCGCGCTCGGAGCGGGCGCAGCAGTTTCTTTCAAAGATACTGCAGCACTGA
- the rplQ gene encoding 50S ribosomal protein L17, with protein MRHRLGLRKLNRTSSHRLAMLRNMTVALLRHEVIKTTLPKAKELRRVVEPMITIGKTPTVANKRLAFDRLRDRDIVVKLFGEIGPRYATRQGGYLRILKCGFRVGDNAPMAFVELVDRPEPTEAAEMDEAA; from the coding sequence ATGCGTCACCGTTTGGGACTTCGCAAACTCAACCGTACCAGCAGCCATCGCTTGGCGATGCTGCGCAACATGACCGTCGCCCTGCTCAGGCACGAGGTGATCAAGACCACGCTGCCCAAGGCCAAGGAACTGCGCCGTGTCGTCGAACCGATGATCACCATCGGCAAGACCCCGACCGTTGCCAACAAGCGCTTGGCCTTCGACCGACTGCGTGACCGCGACATCGTCGTCAAGCTTTTCGGCGAGATCGGTCCGCGCTATGCAACCCGGCAGGGCGGGTATCTGCGCATCCTCAAGTGCGGCTTTCGTGTCGGCGACAACGCGCCGATGGCGTTTGTCGAACTGGTGGATCGTCCGGAGCCGACCGAGGCAGCGGAAATGGACGAAGCAGCCTGA
- a CDS encoding ABC transporter permease subunit (The N-terminal region of this protein, as described by TIGR01726, is a three transmembrane segment that identifies a subfamily of ABC transporter permease subunits, which specificities that include histidine, arginine, glutamine, glutamate, L-cystine (sic), the opines (in Agrobacterium) octopine and nopaline, etc.): MYEFDWTSIPGAMPLLAKGMLITLEVTFTAIVVGIVWGTLLAVARLGSNKVLSTLATLYVNLFRSVPLVMVILWFYLIVPQALKSLFGENIGDIRLTSALVAFALFEAAYYSEIARAGIQSVTKGQVSAGLALGLTPGQTMRMIVLPQAFRNMLPLLLTQAIILFQDTSLVYVIGLSDFFGTSYKVGDRDGRLVELLLFAGAVYFVICFAVSRVVKHLQARFSS; this comes from the coding sequence ATGTATGAATTCGACTGGACTTCGATCCCGGGCGCCATGCCTTTGCTCGCCAAGGGCATGCTGATCACCCTTGAGGTGACCTTCACAGCAATCGTCGTCGGCATCGTCTGGGGCACCCTCCTCGCCGTGGCCCGCCTCGGCAGCAACAAGGTTCTGTCCACCCTTGCCACCCTCTACGTCAATCTCTTCCGGTCGGTTCCACTGGTGATGGTCATCCTGTGGTTCTACCTGATCGTGCCGCAGGCGCTGAAATCGCTCTTCGGCGAGAATATCGGCGACATCCGGCTGACCTCTGCCTTGGTCGCCTTCGCGCTTTTCGAGGCGGCCTACTATTCCGAGATCGCGCGCGCGGGCATCCAGAGCGTCACCAAGGGACAGGTGTCGGCCGGCCTGGCGCTCGGCCTCACCCCCGGGCAGACGATGCGCATGATCGTTCTCCCCCAGGCCTTCCGCAACATGCTGCCGCTGCTCCTCACCCAGGCCATCATCCTGTTCCAGGACACCTCCCTGGTCTATGTCATCGGCTTGTCCGACTTCTTCGGAACCTCCTACAAAGTTGGTGACCGTGACGGTCGACTGGTCGAATTGCTCCTTTTTGCCGGCGCCGTCTATTTCGTTATCTGCTTCGCTGTCTCCCGGGTAGTGAAGCATCTGCAAGCGAGATTCAGTTCATGA
- a CDS encoding glutamate/aspartate ABC transporter substrate-binding protein has protein sequence MHFEKLLAAAVIATALSATPALSQESATLKKIKNTGTITLGHRESSIPFSYYNDQQQVIGYSQEMMLKVVDAVKAELKLARLDTKLMPITSANRITLVQNGTVDIECGSTTNNLERQKQVAFSTTIFVIGTKLLTRKDSGIKDFPDLAGKNVVTTAGTTSERLLRKMNEDKQMKMNIISAKDHGESFLTLETGRAVAFMMDDALLYGEIAKAKKPGDWTVTGTAQSREAYGCMLRKDDPGFKKVADAALTKTMTSGEAEKIYSKWFMNPIPPKGNNLNMPMSDDMKALYKAPNDKAFE, from the coding sequence ATGCACTTTGAAAAATTGCTGGCCGCAGCCGTCATCGCTACGGCACTCAGCGCCACGCCCGCCCTGTCCCAGGAATCGGCCACGCTCAAGAAGATCAAGAACACCGGAACCATCACGCTCGGCCACCGTGAATCGTCGATTCCGTTCTCCTATTACAACGATCAGCAGCAGGTCATCGGTTATTCGCAGGAAATGATGCTGAAGGTCGTCGATGCTGTAAAGGCTGAACTCAAGCTCGCCAGGCTCGACACGAAACTGATGCCGATCACCTCGGCCAATCGCATCACCCTGGTCCAGAACGGCACGGTCGATATCGAGTGCGGTTCGACAACGAATAATCTCGAACGCCAGAAGCAGGTCGCCTTTTCGACCACGATCTTCGTCATCGGCACCAAGCTGCTGACCAGGAAGGACTCGGGCATCAAGGATTTCCCTGATCTCGCCGGCAAGAACGTCGTCACCACCGCCGGCACCACCTCCGAACGCCTGCTGCGCAAGATGAACGAAGACAAGCAGATGAAGATGAACATCATCTCGGCCAAGGATCATGGCGAATCTTTCCTGACGCTGGAAACCGGCCGCGCCGTTGCCTTCATGATGGACGACGCGCTGCTCTACGGCGAGATCGCCAAGGCCAAGAAGCCGGGTGACTGGACCGTCACCGGCACGGCCCAGTCCAGGGAGGCCTACGGCTGCATGTTGCGCAAGGACGACCCGGGCTTCAAGAAGGTGGCCGATGCCGCATTGACCAAGACGATGACTTCTGGAGAAGCAGAAAAGATCTACTCCAAGTGGTTCATGAACCCAATTCCGCCCAAGGGAAATAACCTCAACATGCCGATGTCGGACGATATGAAGGCGCTTTACAAGGCGCCGAACGACAAGGCGTTCGAGTAA